A single Cyprinus carpio isolate SPL01 chromosome A6, ASM1834038v1, whole genome shotgun sequence DNA region contains:
- the LOC122145238 gene encoding odorant receptor 131-2-like, which yields MNSTDWIVDSYEEAFAKNIVIVSLGLIINFINGMLMVTFFSNPMFSRDSRYILYIHLVFNDILMICISVTLNVLTYVSPLVNASLCCVLVFLGTTTFMITPLNLAGMAIERFIAICKPLHHSQICTPRRTHIFICLLWVIGAIRSITDVIISLLTQPVSFFRSFIPCYPNYLFPSKSHQYNTTASQVICMSLVWIILIYTYCRVLFTARKADSKGSANKARSTILLHGVQLLLCMLSYITHFMFMITTPFFRLHQTKIIFCVYLFTNILPRLLSPLIYGVQDQKFVKQMKEYFTCNIVIVKIVPS from the coding sequence ATGAACTCGACTGACTGGATTGTGGATAGTTATGAAGAAGCTTTTGCCAAAAACATTGTGATTGTTTCTCTTGGTCTTATCATTAACTTCATTAACGGAATGCTAATGGTGACTTTCTTCTCTAATCCAATGTTTTCAAGAGACTCcagatacattttatacattcacCTGGTATTCAATGACATTCTCATGATATGCATATCAGTGACTTTAAATGTGTTGACCTATGTTTCACCACTTGTGAATGCATCATTGTGTTGTGTATTAGTTTTTCTTGGTACGACCACTTTTATGATCACTCCATTAAATCTGGCTGGTATGGCAATAGAGCGTTTCATTGCTATCTGTAAACCACTGCATCACTCTCAGATTTGCACACCACGAAGAACCCACATCTTTATATGTTTGCTGTGGGTTATAGGGGCCATACGTTCTATAACAGATGTCATTATTTCACTTTTAACCCAACCTGTATCTTTCTTCAGATCATTTATACCTTGCTACCCAAATTATTTGTTCCCTTCCAAAAGCCACCAGTACAACACCACTGCTTCACAAGTCATCTGTATGTCATTGGTGTGGATAATTCTCATTTATACTTATTGCAGAGTCCTGTTCACTGCCAGAAAGGCTGATTCAAAGGGTTCAGCAAATAAGGCTCGGAGTACAATATTGTTGCATGGTGTCCAGTTACTTCTTTGTATGCTTTCCTATATCACTCATTTTATGTTTATGATTACTACTCCTTTTTTCCGTCTTCACCAAACTAAGATAATATTCTGTGTTTATCTGTTTACTAATATTTTGCCAAGATTACTAAGTCCTTTGATATATGGGGTCCAAGACCAGAAGTTTGTGAAACAAATGAAGGAATACTTTACttgtaatattgttattgtaaagaTAGTACCATCATAA